A stretch of bacterium DNA encodes these proteins:
- the etfB gene encoding Electron transfer flavoprotein subunit beta: MRIVALLKEVPDTGTRPDIANGRIVEETIKWVANPYDEYAVEAAVQLKEKLGADTEVVLVTIGKERARKTMEKILAMGPDRGLLIWDDALEGADAHAIAVVLQKVIDSLGGCDLILAGQQGVDFNNAQTPLLLAERAGWPHVQLATGLDIDAAARTATVTSEIEGGAAKVQVQLPAVITTQKGLNEPRYPSLKDIMAVKKKPLDRKSLADLGLDAAAVAPRVALQSIVPPPPKQAGRIAEGAAGVPDLIAFLKSEAGVL, encoded by the coding sequence ATGCGGATCGTCGCTCTCCTCAAGGAAGTCCCCGATACCGGGACACGCCCTGACATCGCCAATGGCCGGATCGTCGAGGAGACCATCAAGTGGGTCGCGAATCCCTACGACGAATACGCGGTGGAAGCGGCGGTCCAGCTCAAAGAGAAGCTCGGGGCAGACACCGAGGTCGTGCTGGTGACCATCGGGAAAGAGCGCGCCCGCAAGACCATGGAGAAGATCCTCGCCATGGGTCCCGACCGGGGGCTGCTGATCTGGGATGACGCCCTGGAGGGGGCCGATGCCCACGCCATCGCGGTGGTCCTGCAGAAAGTCATCGACTCCCTCGGCGGCTGCGACCTCATCCTGGCAGGGCAGCAAGGGGTCGACTTCAATAACGCCCAGACCCCCCTCCTGCTGGCCGAACGTGCCGGCTGGCCCCATGTCCAGCTCGCCACCGGACTCGACATCGATGCCGCCGCCCGCACCGCGACCGTCACCTCCGAAATCGAAGGGGGCGCAGCGAAAGTTCAGGTACAGCTGCCGGCGGTCATCACCACCCAGAAGGGGCTAAACGAGCCCCGCTACCCCTCCCTCAAAGACATCATGGCCGTCAAGAAAAAGCCGCTGGACCGCAAGTCGCTGGCCGACCTCGGCCTCGATGCCGCCGCTGTCGCCCCCCGGGTCGCCCTCCAGAGCATCGTCCCCCCGCCTCCGAAGCAGGCCGGGCGCATCGCGGAAGGGGCCGCCGGCGTGCCGGACCTGATCGCTTTCCTGAAATCCGAAGCCGGGGTCCTCTGA
- the etfA gene encoding Electron transfer flavoprotein subunit alpha, whose protein sequence is MILIVAEAKDGHLKKNLGELVTAAHQLAGGAPVAIAVLGADTSSLAEEAASWPVSAVHALTAPELGAYSPDGWVAALTGLVQSLGATAIVAGHSTEARDWLPRLAERLGGGMATDITGLNVNGDTADITRPVLSGKGIATVRITAQPACLSIRPNAFVAAAPGGAPAPVTNHTPAIGQIARTLLEALGSGGNGKVELSDAEIIVAGGRGIRGPENWGPLQELADALGAALGASRAVVDSGWIAHHHQVGQTGKTVSPKLYIAVGISGAIQHLAGMSSSRYIVAINSDPNAPIFKIADFGIVGDLFEVLPQLTAAVKAAKG, encoded by the coding sequence ATGATCCTGATCGTCGCTGAAGCCAAAGATGGCCACCTCAAGAAAAATCTTGGCGAACTGGTGACCGCAGCCCACCAACTGGCTGGCGGAGCGCCGGTGGCCATCGCGGTCCTGGGTGCAGACACCTCCTCGCTGGCGGAGGAAGCCGCCAGCTGGCCGGTCAGCGCGGTCCACGCCCTCACCGCCCCCGAGCTTGGCGCGTACTCCCCCGATGGCTGGGTCGCGGCCCTGACAGGACTCGTCCAGAGCCTTGGCGCGACTGCCATCGTCGCTGGACATTCCACCGAGGCCCGCGACTGGCTCCCCCGCCTCGCTGAGCGCCTGGGCGGCGGCATGGCGACCGACATCACCGGTCTGAATGTGAACGGCGACACGGCCGATATCACCCGGCCGGTCCTCTCCGGCAAAGGGATCGCGACCGTCCGCATCACCGCCCAGCCCGCCTGTCTGAGCATTCGACCCAACGCTTTCGTCGCCGCTGCGCCAGGCGGAGCCCCTGCTCCGGTCACGAATCACACACCTGCTATCGGGCAGATTGCCAGGACGCTGCTGGAAGCCCTCGGGAGTGGCGGCAATGGCAAAGTGGAACTGAGCGATGCGGAGATCATCGTGGCGGGGGGTCGGGGGATCCGGGGTCCGGAAAACTGGGGCCCCCTGCAGGAGCTCGCCGATGCCCTCGGCGCAGCGCTGGGAGCCTCCCGGGCCGTGGTCGACTCCGGCTGGATCGCCCATCATCATCAGGTCGGACAAACCGGCAAGACTGTCTCCCCCAAGCTCTACATCGCGGTCGGCATCAGTGGCGCGATCCAGCATCTGGCGGGGATGAGCAGTTCGCGGTACATCGTCGCCATCAACAGCGACCCCAATGCTCCCATCTTCAAAATCGCCGACTTCGGCATCGTAGGGGATCTCTTCGAGGTCCTGCCACAGCTCACGGCGGCGGTAAAGGCAGCGAAGGGCTAG